The following coding sequences lie in one uncultured Cohaesibacter sp. genomic window:
- the ykgO gene encoding type B 50S ribosomal protein L36, with protein MKIKNSLKALAKRHRDNRMVRRKGRVYIINKKNPRFKARQG; from the coding sequence ATGAAAATCAAGAATTCTCTTAAAGCACTTGCCAAGCGTCACCGTGATAACCGCATGGTTCGCCGCAAGGGTCGTGTTTACATCATCAACAAGAAGAACCCTCGCTTCAAGGCTCGTCAGGGCTAA
- a CDS encoding type IV pili methyl-accepting chemotaxis transducer N-terminal domain-containing protein, whose product MAYSNEPIELYSELLNVAGRQRMLSQRIGLFLLKLQLTGDSDSKCDASDLEDLEQAIQHFEATHQLLESGRFASSGQVLHFSPLQQLVADADIKLIDFLLRNCREVLDAAHASHKLQEAHLIRLTDLIPGEVLSVLQRIVEALQVEFSTRSEEQARLLSLSVADARQAIEQIGTAARHSKIVSLNARVAAGRAGPFGAEFSALSRELKDLADRIQSAADDVQHYLKDIA is encoded by the coding sequence ATGGCGTACTCCAACGAACCCATAGAACTCTATTCGGAATTGCTCAATGTAGCAGGGCGGCAACGCATGTTGTCCCAGAGGATCGGTCTGTTTTTGCTCAAGCTGCAGTTGACCGGAGATTCTGATTCCAAGTGCGATGCATCGGATCTGGAAGATCTCGAACAGGCCATTCAACACTTCGAGGCCACGCATCAGTTGCTCGAAAGCGGTCGCTTTGCTTCCAGCGGGCAGGTGCTCCATTTCAGCCCATTGCAGCAGTTGGTGGCTGACGCCGATATCAAGCTGATTGATTTCCTGTTGCGCAACTGCAGAGAGGTGCTCGACGCTGCCCATGCCTCTCACAAGCTTCAAGAGGCGCATTTGATCCGCTTGACAGATTTGATCCCGGGCGAGGTGCTTTCTGTTCTGCAGCGCATTGTCGAAGCCTTGCAGGTGGAATTCTCGACTAGATCGGAGGAGCAGGCCCGTCTTCTCTCACTGTCCGTCGCCGATGCCCGGCAGGCCATAGAACAGATCGGGACAGCGGCAAGGCATTCCAAGATCGTATCTCTCAATGCGCGGGTCGCTGCCGGGCGGGCGGGACCCTTTGGCGCTGAGTTCAGCGCCCTGTCGCGGGAATTGAAGGATCTGGCAGACCGAATTCAGTCAGCCGCAGACGATGTGCAGCACTATCTCAAAGATATTGCCTGA
- a CDS encoding methyl-accepting chemotaxis protein, with protein sequence MVLSYLQNRSTGMKIALGMSLLTLLAIIVGGVGLFGTFRLGETITVSEKSTAVVVKVHEASASVDNFNVSSDKQDLEIAKGHLAEARQTLSSIGGNSDVLTGARQAIESFESAIDDLAQASTVIESTRVSQQVALASLSQEANQTLSDANAKYEAAGKEAEEAAVGVNYVQDLMTATDKVQASANRAGLRLLQASQSGDAKLLAQARMSIKMMDREFKQLIDAKELDKHKKGFSGNYEAIQKLLPELDNSIQDPEKYPVYTVYWTSTNLVKEMDDLANNALRARLDLNRAKSEAEMGSGRATFAKDEAGLAMKTGRSVDALVSRIDLATLNYQHEPSDANLAAVRAGLMDAEALGVSLNRAGASKVGELFASYSTSFDQFADATIAMKTAGENARKESLAATQSLGQMITQLAQVAREDQKLSTTAVIVTLLFALVLAGGIAFALSLIIGRPIAKVTASMLQLAEGKTDLELAASDRKDEIGKMLQAVLVFRDNAVERRRLAEQQRQEEEAQRRRSDMISELISKFQIDVAERLASMDQNAHKMEDVASNLAEISESNTQHATETNQATGETLQSATAVASAAEELTASISEISTQTDRAHTVVEEASGSALAMSSRISHLLQSANRIGDVVDLIKAIAEQTNLLALNATIEAARAGEAGRGFAVVAAEVKELATQTSKATEEIVEQVTEIQSATEQAVTAVKEITDKMDQANSVTSSIASAVIQQETATSEISTSAQMAANGSNISVLGTTKLLETVQSTADAAHLVLQSSKEVNEQSQRLQESIDDFVNKVSSC encoded by the coding sequence ATGGTACTTTCTTATTTGCAAAACCGGTCAACCGGTATGAAAATTGCCCTCGGAATGAGCCTGCTTACACTTCTGGCGATCATTGTCGGTGGTGTTGGTCTTTTTGGGACGTTCCGACTGGGAGAAACCATCACGGTTTCAGAGAAAAGTACAGCCGTTGTCGTGAAGGTTCATGAAGCCAGCGCATCGGTCGACAATTTCAACGTGAGTTCAGACAAGCAGGATCTCGAGATCGCCAAAGGCCATCTTGCTGAGGCTCGTCAGACCCTGTCTTCGATCGGTGGCAACAGCGACGTGCTCACGGGTGCCCGGCAGGCAATCGAGAGTTTTGAAAGTGCCATTGATGATCTGGCGCAGGCTTCAACAGTGATCGAGAGCACTCGCGTCAGTCAGCAGGTCGCTCTTGCCTCCCTGTCTCAGGAGGCCAACCAGACTCTGTCAGATGCTAACGCAAAATATGAAGCAGCAGGAAAAGAAGCCGAGGAAGCTGCTGTCGGCGTGAATTACGTTCAAGACTTGATGACTGCGACAGATAAGGTTCAGGCGTCTGCCAACCGTGCTGGTCTTCGGCTCCTGCAGGCAAGCCAGTCTGGAGATGCAAAGCTGCTTGCTCAGGCTCGCATGAGCATCAAGATGATGGATCGGGAGTTCAAGCAGCTGATCGACGCAAAGGAACTCGACAAACACAAGAAGGGTTTCTCCGGTAACTACGAGGCGATTCAGAAGCTGCTGCCCGAACTCGACAACTCCATTCAGGATCCGGAAAAATATCCCGTCTACACGGTTTACTGGACCAGCACCAATCTGGTCAAAGAAATGGATGATCTCGCCAACAACGCCTTGCGTGCGCGGCTTGATCTTAATCGGGCCAAGAGTGAGGCCGAGATGGGCAGCGGGCGGGCAACGTTTGCCAAGGATGAAGCTGGCCTTGCCATGAAAACCGGTCGTTCTGTTGACGCTCTGGTCTCTCGGATCGATCTGGCCACGCTGAACTATCAGCATGAGCCGAGTGATGCCAACCTCGCCGCTGTGCGTGCGGGTCTGATGGATGCCGAGGCACTTGGAGTGAGCCTCAATCGCGCGGGGGCCTCGAAAGTTGGCGAATTGTTTGCGAGCTATTCGACAAGTTTCGACCAGTTTGCCGACGCCACAATCGCGATGAAAACCGCAGGTGAGAATGCGCGGAAGGAATCTCTGGCGGCAACGCAGTCGCTTGGCCAGATGATCACCCAGCTGGCTCAGGTGGCCAGAGAAGATCAGAAGCTGTCGACCACTGCCGTGATCGTCACGCTGCTGTTTGCGCTGGTTCTGGCTGGCGGGATTGCCTTTGCACTTTCGTTGATCATCGGACGGCCGATTGCGAAAGTGACCGCCTCCATGTTGCAGCTTGCCGAGGGCAAGACCGACCTTGAACTGGCAGCCAGTGACCGCAAGGATGAAATTGGCAAGATGCTGCAGGCAGTGCTTGTCTTCCGCGACAATGCCGTCGAACGCAGACGTCTTGCGGAACAGCAACGTCAGGAAGAGGAAGCTCAGCGTCGCCGGAGTGACATGATTTCCGAACTGATCTCCAAGTTCCAGATCGATGTCGCCGAGCGTTTGGCTTCGATGGACCAGAATGCGCACAAGATGGAGGATGTTGCCTCCAACCTTGCCGAGATTTCTGAATCCAATACCCAGCATGCGACTGAGACCAATCAGGCAACGGGCGAAACCCTGCAGAGTGCGACAGCTGTTGCGTCTGCAGCGGAGGAACTAACCGCCTCGATTTCGGAAATCAGCACCCAGACCGACCGTGCTCACACGGTTGTCGAGGAAGCATCCGGGTCTGCCTTGGCGATGAGCAGCCGCATTTCGCATCTGTTGCAGTCTGCCAACCGGATTGGCGATGTGGTTGATCTCATCAAGGCGATTGCCGAGCAGACCAATCTGCTGGCACTCAATGCCACCATCGAGGCCGCAAGAGCTGGTGAAGCTGGCAGGGGATTTGCGGTGGTTGCCGCTGAGGTGAAGGAGCTGGCTACCCAGACCTCCAAGGCGACCGAGGAAATCGTCGAGCAAGTGACGGAAATCCAGTCGGCAACCGAACAGGCTGTTACGGCGGTCAAGGAAATCACCGACAAGATGGATCAGGCCAATTCGGTGACCTCAAGCATCGCGTCCGCTGTCATTCAGCAAGAAACAGCAACGTCCGAGATCTCCACCAGCGCGCAGATGGCGGCGAACGGATCGAACATCTCGGTGCTCGGGACGACCAAGCTTCTCGAGACGGTTCAGAGCACCGCAGATGCGGCCCATCTGGTGCTGCAGTCCTCCAAGGAGGTCAACGAACAATCCCAGCGCCTGCAGGAAAGCATCGACGACTTCGTCAACAAGGTGTCGTCCTGCTGA
- a CDS encoding Gfo/Idh/MocA family oxidoreductase — translation MKRLKVGLIGTGYMGKCHALAYGNVRAVFGNVPAVDRELLCDVPMDKAKEIADQFGFARATDNWQQLVSDPAIDIVSITTPNKLHKEMAITAIENGKHVWCEKPLALTLADAEEMAAAAKKAGVKTMVGYNYLKNPLIAHAKQLIADGAIGRLLHFRGFVDEEYQADPSLAWTWRATKAEAGLGTLGDLGCHLVSIAQELIGPVASLTADMATVYPERPMPDGDGMGKVENEDVATAICRFENGIIGTLSSSRSAWGRKNHLAWELHGDKGMLIYDQERMNELRLFQNEGPVSEQGFRTILSGPTHPNYAKFCPSAGHGLGFNELKVVELADFLKAIDTDTRPYPDFDAAVEFEKVIHAIAQSAEEKSWVTL, via the coding sequence ATGAAAAGGCTTAAAGTAGGTCTCATCGGCACAGGATATATGGGCAAATGCCATGCCTTGGCATATGGCAACGTGCGCGCGGTTTTTGGCAATGTTCCCGCCGTTGACCGTGAACTCCTGTGTGATGTCCCGATGGACAAGGCAAAGGAAATCGCCGACCAGTTCGGCTTTGCTCGCGCCACCGACAATTGGCAACAACTGGTCTCCGACCCGGCCATCGACATCGTCTCCATCACCACGCCAAACAAGTTGCACAAGGAAATGGCCATTACGGCAATCGAGAATGGCAAGCACGTCTGGTGTGAGAAGCCTCTGGCCCTGACTTTGGCCGACGCAGAGGAAATGGCCGCAGCGGCCAAGAAGGCCGGCGTCAAGACCATGGTCGGCTACAATTATCTCAAAAACCCGCTCATCGCCCACGCCAAACAGCTGATAGCCGACGGCGCTATCGGCCGTCTGCTGCATTTCCGCGGCTTCGTTGATGAGGAATATCAGGCCGACCCGTCTCTCGCCTGGACATGGCGCGCCACCAAGGCAGAAGCCGGTCTTGGCACCCTTGGTGATCTGGGCTGCCACCTCGTCAGCATCGCACAGGAACTCATCGGCCCCGTCGCGAGCCTGACCGCCGACATGGCGACCGTCTATCCCGAACGCCCGATGCCGGATGGGGATGGCATGGGCAAGGTGGAAAACGAAGATGTCGCGACCGCCATCTGCCGTTTCGAGAATGGTATCATCGGCACCCTCTCCTCCTCCCGTTCAGCCTGGGGCCGCAAGAACCATCTCGCCTGGGAGCTCCACGGTGACAAGGGCATGCTCATCTATGATCAGGAACGCATGAACGAACTGCGCCTGTTCCAGAATGAAGGACCCGTTTCTGAGCAGGGCTTCAGAACCATTCTGTCCGGCCCGACCCATCCCAACTATGCCAAATTCTGCCCGTCAGCAGGGCATGGCCTCGGCTTCAACGAACTCAAGGTCGTCGAACTGGCCGATTTTCTGAAGGCCATCGACACGGACACCCGGCCCTATCCCGATTTCGACGCAGCGGTTGAATTCGAGAAGGTGATCCATGCGATTGCCCAATCGGCAGAAGAGAAAAGCTGGGTCACCCTCTGA
- a CDS encoding MurR/RpiR family transcriptional regulator: protein MTPAKTLVELQDQIRAEYGGLSKRLQQVAQFVIDNHNSVAFDTIAVISEKADVPPSTMIRFANTFGFGGFNEMKKLFRDKLIKETTSYTERAKLASAYPHEETSSHRSMKILKEFSQANAQALKQLALRTPPEDLHQAVEQLAHAETIYVVGMGRSFSIASYLTYALHHLDRKVVLIDGMGGMYREQCNRMSSKDVLVSISFAPYAEETLIAVEAASNAGTAQIVVTDSQISPIATLSDVCFVVNETQIDAFRSQCVTHCLVQSIIVSLAYKISDTE, encoded by the coding sequence ATGACGCCCGCCAAGACACTTGTTGAACTACAGGATCAGATCAGAGCCGAATATGGCGGGCTGAGCAAACGGCTTCAGCAAGTGGCGCAATTCGTGATCGACAATCACAACAGCGTTGCCTTCGACACGATCGCGGTGATCTCGGAAAAGGCCGACGTTCCTCCCTCGACCATGATCCGCTTTGCCAACACCTTCGGTTTTGGTGGCTTCAACGAAATGAAGAAGCTGTTCCGCGACAAGCTGATCAAGGAAACGACGAGCTATACGGAACGAGCCAAGCTCGCCAGTGCCTATCCGCATGAGGAGACGTCTTCCCACCGGTCGATGAAGATCCTCAAGGAGTTCTCACAGGCCAACGCTCAAGCGCTCAAGCAGCTTGCCTTGCGCACACCGCCCGAAGATCTGCATCAGGCGGTGGAACAACTGGCGCATGCCGAGACAATCTATGTCGTGGGTATGGGGCGCTCCTTCAGCATTGCCTCCTATCTGACCTATGCCCTGCATCATCTTGATCGCAAGGTGGTGCTGATTGATGGCATGGGGGGGATGTATCGCGAGCAGTGCAATCGCATGTCGAGCAAGGATGTGCTCGTTTCCATCAGTTTCGCGCCCTATGCCGAGGAAACGCTGATCGCGGTGGAAGCGGCCAGCAACGCAGGGACAGCGCAGATCGTGGTCACAGACAGTCAGATCAGTCCCATTGCGACGCTGAGCGACGTCTGCTTCGTGGTCAACGAAACCCAGATCGATGCCTTTCGCTCGCAATGTGTAACCCACTGCCTCGTGCAGTCGATCATCGTCTCGCTGGCCTACAAGATCAGTGACACCGAGTGA
- a CDS encoding CoA-acylating methylmalonate-semialdehyde dehydrogenase: MSVKRLKYCVDNEWRESKTEKYMPVMNPSMGVQTAEAPCCTQDEVDGAVEAAAAAYPGWSNTPIPVRIQLMFRFKQLLDANLDELTELLATENGKCLGEARGDVLKAIEVVECACASHYLMQGDTCMNVSTGYDTVSFREPLGVFAAIAPYNFPAMIPMGWMIPFAITTGNTVVLKAASMVPQTASRMLELLIEAGLPKGVVNLVTCSRVEADTLLKHPAVKGVTFVGSTTVGMHIYETAAGAGKRVQALTEAKNHALVLEDCVLERTVRGVINSTYGCAGQRCMALPVVCVQESIADEFVAKLIELAKELKIGPAYDPTSQLGPLVSKGQQEFVEKCIQRGVDEGADLVLDGRGVKVEGADGGYYVGPTIFDNVKEGMWIGDEEIFGPVTCIKRVKDFEEGLAIMNANRFANGSCIYTQSGLYAREFARRTDGGMVGINVGIPVPFSIFPFSGHKQSFFGDLHAMGKDGVAFFTETKSVTSVWFSEEDAKKKVSTWDGTLTRN, from the coding sequence ATGAGTGTCAAACGGTTGAAATATTGCGTCGACAATGAATGGCGCGAATCCAAGACCGAAAAATACATGCCGGTCATGAACCCTTCGATGGGCGTGCAGACCGCTGAAGCGCCTTGCTGCACCCAGGACGAAGTTGACGGCGCCGTCGAAGCTGCTGCTGCTGCCTATCCCGGCTGGTCCAACACGCCGATCCCTGTTCGTATTCAGCTGATGTTCCGTTTCAAGCAGCTTCTTGATGCGAACCTTGATGAGCTGACCGAACTATTGGCGACCGAGAATGGCAAATGTCTTGGCGAAGCGCGTGGCGACGTTCTCAAAGCTATCGAAGTGGTCGAATGCGCCTGCGCCAGCCACTATCTGATGCAGGGCGATACCTGCATGAACGTGTCGACCGGCTATGACACGGTATCTTTCCGCGAGCCTCTTGGCGTTTTTGCTGCCATTGCACCCTATAACTTCCCGGCCATGATCCCGATGGGCTGGATGATCCCGTTTGCCATCACCACCGGCAACACGGTTGTCCTGAAGGCTGCCTCCATGGTGCCGCAGACCGCATCGCGTATGCTTGAGCTGCTGATTGAAGCGGGCCTGCCGAAGGGTGTTGTCAACCTCGTCACCTGCTCGCGCGTTGAAGCCGACACGCTGCTCAAACACCCGGCTGTCAAGGGCGTGACCTTCGTGGGTTCAACCACTGTCGGTATGCACATCTATGAAACGGCAGCTGGTGCTGGCAAACGCGTTCAGGCGCTCACCGAAGCCAAGAACCATGCCCTCGTTCTGGAAGACTGCGTGCTGGAACGCACCGTTCGCGGCGTGATCAACTCGACCTACGGCTGTGCTGGCCAGCGTTGCATGGCTCTGCCGGTTGTCTGCGTTCAGGAATCCATTGCCGACGAGTTCGTCGCCAAGCTCATCGAGCTGGCCAAGGAACTGAAAATCGGTCCGGCCTATGACCCGACGTCCCAACTCGGCCCGCTTGTTTCCAAAGGCCAGCAGGAATTCGTTGAAAAATGCATCCAGCGCGGTGTCGACGAAGGGGCCGATCTGGTTCTTGATGGTCGCGGCGTGAAAGTCGAGGGCGCTGATGGCGGCTATTATGTCGGCCCGACCATCTTTGACAATGTCAAGGAAGGCATGTGGATTGGCGACGAGGAAATCTTTGGCCCGGTCACCTGCATCAAGCGCGTGAAGGACTTCGAAGAAGGCCTTGCCATCATGAATGCCAACCGTTTTGCCAACGGCTCGTGCATCTACACCCAGTCCGGTCTCTATGCGCGTGAATTTGCAAGACGGACCGATGGTGGCATGGTCGGCATCAACGTGGGCATTCCTGTTCCCTTCTCGATCTTCCCCTTCTCTGGCCACAAGCAGTCCTTCTTTGGCGATCTGCATGCCATGGGCAAGGACGGGGTTGCCTTCTTCACCGAAACCAAATCGGTCACCTCGGTCTGGTTCTCCGAAGAAGATGCCAAGAAGAAAGTCAGCACCTGGGACGGCACCCTGACCCGGAACTGA
- a CDS encoding LacI family DNA-binding transcriptional regulator — protein sequence MNRAPWQSPTIAKIAEISGVSSATVDRVLHNRGGVSQKKVLLVQRALAELQASQEKTQPVEEMLEFGLLIDSDASFTVALKDIIAESNDADPSVKIDVFSSLPIQFDPGAFSDKIIEWGEKYDGLIVSCREHPAIARAIETTVESGTGVVCVTTDQPHTRRLCYAGLDQVAAGSCAAHLIGRFARKTSGQVILLGSAAYRCQEQRGIGFRRVIRSKYPDLSIVEYFNQKDNSYTAYEYLTQYLKSSPPPIGIYNVAGGNAGITKALLDAGIKNDVLFVGHELTRVSSELLEEDGIDFILTHDISTELERAKVILRMQCEGKLEKQNFEPLLPVIKCKYNLD from the coding sequence ATGAACCGCGCTCCCTGGCAAAGCCCGACCATTGCTAAAATTGCTGAGATATCTGGCGTCTCGTCTGCGACAGTCGACAGGGTTCTGCACAACAGGGGTGGTGTCTCGCAAAAAAAAGTTCTGCTGGTCCAGCGTGCGTTGGCCGAACTGCAGGCCTCTCAGGAGAAGACGCAGCCTGTGGAGGAGATGCTGGAATTCGGTTTGCTGATCGATTCCGACGCCTCCTTCACGGTGGCTCTGAAGGATATTATCGCCGAGAGCAATGATGCAGATCCAAGCGTCAAGATTGATGTCTTCTCGAGCCTGCCGATCCAGTTCGACCCCGGAGCCTTTTCCGACAAGATCATCGAATGGGGCGAGAAATATGATGGCCTGATCGTCTCCTGCCGAGAGCATCCGGCCATTGCCCGTGCGATCGAGACGACGGTCGAAAGCGGGACGGGGGTCGTTTGTGTCACGACTGACCAGCCACACACCAGACGGCTTTGCTACGCAGGTCTTGATCAGGTTGCTGCGGGCAGCTGCGCAGCCCATCTGATTGGCAGATTTGCGAGGAAAACGTCGGGTCAGGTGATCCTTCTTGGGAGCGCCGCCTATCGTTGCCAGGAGCAGCGCGGGATCGGATTTCGGCGCGTGATTCGCAGCAAGTACCCCGACCTGTCCATCGTTGAATATTTCAATCAGAAGGACAATTCCTACACCGCCTATGAATATCTGACGCAATATCTGAAGTCGAGCCCGCCGCCGATCGGCATCTACAATGTGGCGGGTGGAAATGCTGGAATCACCAAGGCGTTGCTTGATGCGGGAATTAAGAATGACGTGCTCTTCGTGGGCCATGAGCTGACTCGCGTTTCATCCGAATTGCTCGAAGAGGATGGAATCGACTTCATTCTGACGCACGACATTTCGACCGAGTTGGAGCGGGCAAAAGTGATCCTCAGGATGCAGTGCGAGGGCAAGTTGGAGAAACAGAACTTCGAGCCTCTTCTGCCTGTCATCAAGTGTAAATATAACCTTGATTAG
- a CDS encoding TIM barrel protein has product MVVPTRTLDVFFPFAKAQGIGYVEIRNDIEINPLALGIAAADVKIMAENANVEILSINALQRFNEWNDERQTQAIQLIDYAAVCGAKGLVMCPVNDHDYGKSEDELAANLRQSLTALKPLLKDKGVIGLVEPLGFPQCSLRFKADAVAAINDVDGEGVFRLVHDTFHHHLAGESALFPAETGLMHISGVEDPSLEVADMLDDHRLLVGPKDRLGNIEQIRAMIEKGYRGPVSFEPFATEIHQLADPALALKQSIEHIEASL; this is encoded by the coding sequence ATGGTTGTGCCGACAAGGACTCTTGATGTCTTTTTTCCCTTTGCGAAAGCGCAGGGCATTGGATACGTTGAAATCCGTAATGACATAGAAATCAATCCCTTGGCTCTCGGGATCGCGGCGGCCGATGTCAAAATCATGGCTGAAAACGCAAATGTAGAGATCCTGTCGATCAATGCGCTGCAGCGTTTCAACGAATGGAATGACGAGCGCCAGACCCAAGCCATCCAACTCATCGACTATGCTGCGGTCTGCGGTGCAAAAGGCCTCGTGATGTGCCCGGTCAATGACCATGACTATGGCAAGAGCGAGGATGAACTGGCAGCCAACCTGCGCCAGTCACTGACGGCTCTCAAACCCCTCCTCAAAGACAAAGGCGTCATTGGACTGGTTGAGCCATTGGGCTTCCCTCAATGCTCCCTCCGCTTCAAGGCAGACGCCGTCGCTGCCATCAACGATGTTGACGGAGAGGGCGTATTTCGTCTGGTCCACGACACATTCCACCATCATCTGGCAGGCGAGAGTGCACTGTTCCCGGCTGAAACCGGCCTGATGCACATCTCCGGCGTCGAGGATCCATCTCTCGAAGTCGCAGACATGCTGGATGATCACCGTCTGCTGGTCGGGCCGAAGGATCGGCTGGGCAACATCGAGCAAATCAGGGCGATGATCGAAAAGGGATACCGCGGGCCGGTCTCGTTCGAACCCTTCGCCACGGAAATTCATCAACTGGCCGATCCGGCGCTCGCACTCAAGCAGAGCATCGAGCATATCGAGGCCAGTCTTTAG
- a CDS encoding sugar ABC transporter substrate-binding protein — translation MKKTLIAMAAAASAMLSTSAYAENIGVAMASFDDNFMTIVREAMATEAAKDPSIQIQFEDARTDIGKQIDQVQNFVAQGLDAIIVHPVDMSATPRITKMVHEAGIPLVYVNRKPSDKDLPEGVVFVGSEEVVAGRLQMEELAKKIGGKGNVAIMLGELSSDGTHGRTQGVKEVLEKFPEIKIVEEQTAEWQRSEAIDLMNNWIVSGTKIDAVAANNDEMALGALLAMKQAGISPDEIAVAGVDATPDALASMKAGELFISIFQDAEGQGAGSVKAAMQLAKGEKVDQFVWIPFKLVNQENLDEFMK, via the coding sequence ATGAAGAAAACTCTTATTGCCATGGCAGCAGCAGCATCAGCGATGCTCTCGACCTCTGCCTATGCAGAAAACATCGGCGTTGCGATGGCAAGCTTCGATGACAACTTCATGACCATCGTTCGTGAAGCAATGGCAACCGAAGCTGCCAAGGATCCCAGCATCCAAATCCAGTTCGAAGATGCCCGTACCGACATCGGCAAACAGATCGACCAGGTTCAGAACTTCGTCGCTCAGGGCCTCGATGCCATCATCGTGCATCCGGTTGACATGTCCGCAACCCCACGCATCACCAAAATGGTTCACGAAGCCGGCATCCCGCTGGTCTACGTAAACCGTAAGCCTTCCGACAAGGACCTGCCTGAAGGCGTCGTCTTCGTGGGTTCTGAAGAAGTGGTTGCAGGTCGCCTGCAGATGGAAGAACTCGCCAAGAAAATCGGCGGCAAAGGCAACGTTGCCATCATGCTCGGCGAACTGTCTTCAGACGGCACCCATGGTCGTACCCAGGGCGTCAAGGAAGTGCTCGAAAAATTCCCCGAAATCAAAATCGTGGAAGAGCAGACCGCTGAATGGCAGCGTTCCGAAGCCATCGACCTGATGAACAACTGGATCGTATCCGGCACCAAAATCGACGCTGTTGCAGCCAACAACGACGAAATGGCACTGGGCGCCCTGCTTGCCATGAAACAGGCTGGCATCTCCCCGGACGAAATCGCCGTTGCCGGTGTTGACGCAACCCCTGACGCACTGGCTTCCATGAAAGCTGGCGAGCTCTTCATCTCCATCTTCCAGGACGCTGAAGGCCAGGGCGCAGGCTCTGTCAAAGCTGCAATGCAGCTTGCCAAAGGCGAAAAAGTCGACCAGTTCGTCTGGATCCCCTTCAAGCTCGTCAACCAGGAAAACCTCGACGAGTTCATGAAATAA